In Hemicordylus capensis ecotype Gifberg chromosome 3, rHemCap1.1.pri, whole genome shotgun sequence, one DNA window encodes the following:
- the LOC128349267 gene encoding uncharacterized protein LOC128349267: protein MGTMRALIARLEALEREKQGGAAAAEKGGPSGIPGSSRSVTRGAKHAKLIQSLSSRLDALESHEPRPSAPAVDLTSDGDGTQATSEPCGRDMRPSDQLGPGPARRAARARVLILGHSIVFWAHKTARVAQPGTQLGLGQWADISWIGRRGMVIAQFLPMLQEFLAANPPPDILVLHLGENDLGSKSGLSIFHSLRKDILLVLEWCPGILILWSAMLQRRVWRGARDPYRVERARRKVNAQMTLS, encoded by the exons ATGGGTACCATGCGGGCACTTATAGCACGCTTAGAAGCGCTTGAAAGGGAAAAAcagggtggggcagcagcggcagaaAAGGGCGGTCCCTCTGGTATCCCAGGTAGTTCCCGAAGTGTTACTAGGGGGGCTAAACATGCTAAACTCATACAGTCCCTCTCATCCAGACTTGATGCTTTGGAATCGCATGAACCACGCCCTTCAGCGCCAGCAGTGGACCTGACCTCGGATGGGGATGGCACCCAGGCCACCTCTGAACCGTGCGGTAGAGACATGCGTCCATCGGATCAGCTTGGCCCTG GCCCTGCGCGACGGGCGGCGAGGGCTCGTGTACTCATTTTGGGCCACTCCATTGTTTTCTGGGCGCATAAGACGGCTCGAGTGGCGCAGCCTGGAACGCAGCTGGGACTGGGTCAATGGGCAGACATCTCCTGGATCGGTCGCAGGGGCATGGTCATCGCCCAGTTTTTACCCATGCTGCAGGAATTTCTAGCGGCAAATCCGCCGCCCGACATTTTGGTTCTTCACCTGGGGGAAAACGATTTGGGGTCCAAGTCAGGGTTGTCTATTTTCCATAGTTTGCGCAAGGACATTTTACTAGTCCTTGAATGGTGCCCGGGAATTCTCATTCTTTGGTCGGCTATGCTCCAACGCAGAGTTTGGAGAGGCGCGAGGGACCCTTATAGGGTGGAAAGGGCTAGGAGGAAGGTTAATGCACAGATGACACTTTCTTAG